The Candidatus Schekmanbacteria bacterium genomic interval ATCGGAATTCTGCTTTTTGAGGACCACGATTTCAAAGGTGCGGCTGAAAGTTTTAATAAAGTGCTTAGTATCAATCCTTCAGATCAACTTGCAAAGGATTATTTGCGGCGACTGGAAAGTGGGGAAAAATGAATAATTGCACCTGAAATACTATGTGGATTATTGTCAGATAAAGTTTTGAAGGTTGCAATGTGTGTGTTATAATTATAAAAAATGAGGGATAACCTTCAAAATCTGGTGATGATTTGTGCCAGAAATATAGTTCAACTGAAGGCCAGGAGGATTTGTTTCAGTCCCATTTGGAAGAGATTTTGAATCATGGCCTGGCGAGAGAACCAATTACCAGATACTTCCAGCAGACAACAGGTGATTTATAAATTAGTATTGAACCAAAGTAGTAAGCAATATTGTTGGACATGGATTGATATCTGAAAGTTTCTCAGCGCTTTCTGATTGGTAATTAATGGATAAGGACAAATTAAATATTTGGGTTTTATTATTAATCATTGCTGTTTCAATTAAGTTTTTGATTAACGATTTTTTTGCCTTTATCACTTCTGAAACAAAATATATTGATTTTCCATCTTATTATGGCGCTGCTATATTATTAAAAAAGGGACTAAATATATATTTAGTGGATAACTACGTTTCACTTTTTTCTAATTCAAATATACTTCCTCCTGAAGCAAATATTTATCCTTTTGTATATCCCCCTTTTTTCACCCTTTTACTTATTCCACTTTCGATTTTTAATTACAATCACGCGGCAATCATTTGGAATTTTTTAAATTTATTATTTCTGCTAACAGGTCTAGTTTTTCTTTATAAATCTATAGAAATTGAAAGAAAATATAGAACCATCTTTTTAGTTTGCCTTACTTTACTTGTGTCAATATTTCAACCTATTGTAGCTTGTTTATGGAAAGGGCAAGTAGATATATTAGTTTTTATGCTATTTTCAGTTTTTCTTTATTATTTAAAAAAAAACAGATTTTATATAAGTTCCTTCGCATTTGCCTGTATGGCTCTTATTAAAGTTTATCCTCTCGGATTTCTTATATATTTTCTAGTTAAACGAAAATGGAAAATATTAATAACATTTATTTCGATACTTATAGTATTATTATCAATTACAATTGCTTTGACGGGTTACAATAATAATTTATTATATTTAACTAAGATTTTACCTGAGTTCTCTTCTGGAAGTTATACGAATTTTAAATTCAATCCATTCCCTCTTTTAGAAAATCATTCAATAACATCTATTTTCTATAAAAATCTCTATTCAAATAATATAAAGTATGTTTTACCCAGTAAAGTTAAAAATATTATTACAATAATTAATCTATTGTTTTGGATATCAGTTATTATTATTCTTAATAAAAGAAAGGACATCGCATTTGCTGAAAATGAAATGTCATTAATTCTAATAACTATCTTAATTACATTACCTATATTATGGTCACACTTTATGGTTATACTTATATTCCCATATCTATTACTTATAAAATACTTTCTGAATACTGCTATTGATAAACCATTTATAATATTACTTACGTTACTATCTTTTTTATTGCTAAACGCT includes:
- a CDS encoding DUF2029 domain-containing protein, whose protein sequence is MDKDKLNIWVLLLIIAVSIKFLINDFFAFITSETKYIDFPSYYGAAILLKKGLNIYLVDNYVSLFSNSNILPPEANIYPFVYPPFFTLLLIPLSIFNYNHAAIIWNFLNLLFLLTGLVFLYKSIEIERKYRTIFLVCLTLLVSIFQPIVACLWKGQVDILVFMLFSVFLYYLKKNRFYISSFAFACMALIKVYPLGFLIYFLVKRKWKILITFISILIVLLSITIALTGYNNNLLYLTKILPEFSSGSYTNFKFNPFPLLENHSITSIFYKNLYSNNIKYVLPSKVKNIITIINLLFWISVIIILNKRKDIAFAENEMSLILITILITLPILWSHFMVILIFPYLLLIKYFLNTAIDKPFIILLTLLSFLLLNATIPVNYYRLNSEFKAIISIALNFRLYSLFILYFIYYYIIKTNRRPQDFKLGDE